The following nucleotide sequence is from Coffea eugenioides isolate CCC68of chromosome 3, Ceug_1.0, whole genome shotgun sequence.
tgcataagtaatccaaacaagatggttagaaaaaaaattttctactttGATTTATTTGCTTTTCCATCAAAATCACATCCTTGTATTAATCCAAACATTGCTTCAGAGAtggtttttttctttaattacaAATGATGGAAATTTGTTGTTAATCATATGAAATAATAGACCTCGtaagttaaagaaataattcaaaaaaacaTAACACATTTTagcatattttattttttttatcattagcCATCTATATCTTTTGTCATTAGCCATCTATTGTGatgttttttttcttaaaaaggCCATACTTTGTCTTATTCAATTCCTTTTCAAaatctttcaaattttgatacTAATAGCTAGTTTGAATGTTTaggttagaaaagaaaagatcgaaaatgttaagttatgaaagaaaagaaaagaagagaaaggaaaaaatgagattttaatATTGTTTGAAAGTTACGGTAGGAAAAACGATGattttggatatatatatatatgtcaataaaaatttgttcagtacaatttgaggacaaaattggcatttaaaaaaattttattaggtATTCTCAGCTTTTTTGATGTTTTTGGTAGCCATAATAGTAGGAGTTCATTCGTTCAAATCAGACGCTTTCTATCCTTTTTTGCCCCTCAAAAACTTCCAAACACTAGAAAAATTGTCTTTTCTGtcaccttcttttcttttctcatcaAATCACAACTCCCAAACTAGTTATACGAGTTTAGAATTTTTTTCGCGTAAATCTTGATTCCAAATTAACAAGTTTTCCTTTCCCATactttgattttgtttttttatgCAGTACTATAACAAATAGTTATTGTTACTAAATTCTATTACACTCATGCTAGAGTTTAGtctttattatttatttttaactaATACTTCCTTTTGATAACCAACTAATAATAGTTTAAGGGGTATTTTTGGTATGAAATATTCTTCTTACTCttgaaatcatttttttattgttgatttttttgAATTGGGCTAATTTATCATAAGAACATTAATTTTAAGAGAGgtcaatgatattttaaaaacttcagAGGAGGACAATGAATCTGTTATAAAACTCAGGGgtggtttctgaaattatccctaaaccCTAATGTCATAAACCCACCCTGCAGACATGAAGTATGGTGGGTCGGGGCCTCGGGGGACAGGAAAAACGAGGTACCCGAAACTTTAGGAAGCAAATATGGGCTTCAAGCCCAAAACAGGATAAAATGTACAATATCAATATATCATGGGAATAACTTGTAAGACcagatttttaaaataattattttggtCCACATTTTGTTtgtaaattttggaaaaaaataagTTCAAAAAATAGGAATCGAAAATGATGCATCTACAAGTTTTAATATAGGGCTTTCCCTAGTTGTCTATATCTTATGTATACCTGGCAATTGGACTGGTTTTGGGCTGGTTTATATTGGGTTTttatttaaatggattatatCCAATTCGCTCAACTTAAATTTAGGTTAATTTTGGATTGAGTCATATTGGATCATCACAAAACCATgacccaatatattaatttaatagattttgatacataaactctctcaaatatattttcacatacaacaaaaaaatttcacacacataaacacatttttatATAGATAGACATATTTTCACGCACTAAAACACTCACGATACAAACACACGCTCAATTCTTAAATTCATTTGAAATACattagtgtgtttggatagtaaattatttgagataattttgtgaaaaaaatactgtaacatttttttgatgtgatgtatgtgacatagaaaggtgattaaaaaatgtTTAGATGATACAAGCAAATCAGTGTGTGtaaataaggtgtaaataaTATGCATTTCAAACACACTATTTTTACGCATACAAACACACTAAAATACATCCTAATATACTTTTACAAACACACGCACATACTAACTGTTTAAACTCTAAAAAGATTAGTGAAATTGTTAGCAATCTCAtctcaggagaggtttctggAATTACGCCATATAAAAACGATGGCAAATTGGACCAAAAGCAGTAGCATAGCCTGCTTCCATACATTGACCGCTtccaaactttgaaaatttgtttctttttttcccttttttttttaagaatatACGGGACCAATTCCCCCGCAATGACAGTAGTACTTCGTAAAAACAGGAAACGAGTAGacattaattaattatttggcTACGAAATACTAGATTTAGCAACTAACAAACAAATAATAAGAAACTAGATTTAAATTCTACAGGTCGACAACTTCCTAATGACCTTCATTgagcaaaaaaattaatttgtttatttttttttttaacttaagtTGGATAATGGGTGCCCAACACAAATATCCAAACCGCCCAAAATATATGTGGGCTTTTATTATCCAACCCAAATTTGACCCAACACCCAATTTACCCAACCCAATCTCTCAAATTAGTGGGTGAGTTGGGTGGGTTATTGGGTTTTGGGCATAATTGCCAGCTTTAATCTTATGCATCATTAGGATGCACCAATCTCTCCACAATAGCAAGGAAATGAAGGAAGTACTCTACAACAATTCCTGTATGGCCAATTAATTTGGCGATACTCCTTATTGAAAGCTTTTTCTACAGCAGGGCAAAGTACCCAAGAAGCAATGAAACAGAACATATTCAACTGGAACAGAGTTGATGCAattttatttcttcttgttgAGGTTAAAATCCATTTACTTAATTGACTCCAACATCACATGAGCAAAGCAGCAGTCCCGCAGCTATTATGTAATTGGCACAACCATGAATCAACCAAGAAGTCTTTCAAAGTTTGAGACATTCCATAACTTTGATTGAAGCTGGCCTTGAAGAAATATCCTCCTACCAAGCATTCAAGCACGGACGAGAAGTTAGAGCAGTTGCATGGGGAGTAAACAAGGTACAGTATATGATGTAAATCAGCCAAGGTGTAGCAGTCTCCACCGCCCCTCATGGGTAGTTCGATTGGTCACAGTACGCCTCCTAAGGAGCTGTTGTCTAGTACCCGTCAGGATTCGAGTCCCATGGTTAATGTGTTTGGGGGGATGGGGCGTCTCCTCTCGGGCCGGTGGGGGATTAGTCGGATCCGGTTTACCCGATGGCCCGGATACCCCCTCcgttagacaaaaaaaaaaaagtagcagTCTCCACCAAGGTACTTGCAATTCTTGAGCTTTGTTCGTATACATTAAGCATATCGAAAACTCCCTCAGTGCAGTGAAGAGATGCTAATTGCAGTGTTGGgctcttttttaactttttttttccctaaaaagTCTAGCAATGGAACAGAATTTACCGTAAATTGCCAATTAACCTATCACCGAAGGGAAATCTGTAGTATGATCTTGCATGCAGAATGAAAATCAAAGCTCATTTGGTCGAATTTAGTTAGGAAGGAAACAGCTTAAAGATCCCATCGAAGAGAATGAAGTCACCAACTTCAAATGCTGGTAACAAACCAAAGGGCTGAATGAACAATCAAAGCATGTCTTTGTTAGTACACTTTTTCATTTGTGGGCTCGTGCTCGAATAATAAATCTATAAACGTACACTTGGGATTTAagcatgaaaaaagaaaaaagaagaaaaagaatcaaACAGAAGCAGGAGAGAAATGCTAATTAGTCAATTGCTCACGTTCAGTGACTGAAATGGTTCTTTCTTATGAGCAGAAGCAGCTAAATCGATTGGCACAATCTCGAATTGGAGACCTTTCTCAAGCAGACAGAGCAAAACTCTGGTTGACATAGGGACTCCATGAACCTTCGTCGCGATGAAAAATGGTTAATTAGATCAAGAAACAAATCAACAGGGAATGACAACTAAAACTGCTGTAATCCTAATTAAAATAAAGCTGGGAAATGTTGAAAATATAGCTGAAGGAGAATGAATCAACGGACGTCTCTCCTGCCTAAATCTCATGTGGCACAAGCCTCACTTTGTCCTTAGTTGTCACTGGTTACTGAATGATTGCTGGCATTACATCATTCTCCACCCTCCTTAGTtgccaaaaataattaaaatcaCATCGCCaaaaagtcaagaaacaaaGAGCACAAGTTAAAGGGGATTATTCATTTGGCTGATTCTACAGCAGTCGGTCTGCGATATAGAGTGTTGATTTATTATAGATTGTGTGATTTGTAGTAAATTGTGAGTCAGGTCTACGATATATATATAGGAGATCTGTGGTTTATTGAAAAACTCGAATACAAGCTGCCATGATTTCCTCTTCTTGACTGCAACTCCAAGGTTTATTGTTATAGCCATCTGTTTTACAGCTAAGTATTTGGATACCGTTTGATATAATCTGCTTCCTACCCGGAAAAGCCATATATTGTATGCCTCCTAGTAGCTTGTAAAAGGGCACCAAACATCATAACTAGGCTTTGAATTTGATCTTGTTTGCCGCGTAAAGGCAGGAGGAACAAAAACAATAATGTGGAATATGAAGAAGGCAAATATTAATTGAAGCCACCAAGCTCGACTGGTATGTGCCtagttttggattttttttttcttctttcctaaGAGGGGATGTTATCTATCCTTAGGGAAGGTCGAAAGTACCACAAAGTGTTTGGTAATAAACCATCAAAATTCGAACCTCAAACTTGGTCTTCGTAAGCCGAACTTAGAAGTATTCTAGGATGCTTGAGAGTAATAAATCCGAAATCTACTTGTTTATATCCTAGACATTTTATGCAATACATTTCCCGTATGAACTACTGCCTCCGTCCCAATTTTATaggtttgttttccttttcattcatcccaaattatagtccatttttcgattaaaaaatatagttaatataTAACTTTTCTAAAATGCCCATATTTAACGTAGGTTATTATTGAATATAACTAACTTATTTAATATAAAGCTAATTAATCATACTTCATTTAGTGTAAGTATATTTTAAGAAGATAGTAAACTGGATTTATTCTTCAAACAAAGTTAACTaacttttcttaaaataaaaaataaaaaaactaaaccTATCACAGTGAGACATAAAGCAATAATATGTTGGAGCACCTATTTCACAAGAAgacaaaagaaagagaaaaggaaataacAGAACAAGTATACTCACTTATGAATTGAATTGTTttctttgacaaaaaaaaaagagttaaattgttattttttgaagtttttataaaaaaaatgtatcaTAACAATTTGATGCATGCAAAGCAAAgggatgattgaaaaatattttcacgGAAAACAAGAAATCTTTTTTATAGAAATATGGCAGTCCAAACAATGCTAATTAATTCTGACACCgttaatgaatttttttatataatacaTCATTAATGAATTCAATAGAGTTCTCGTACGTTTCACGTAAAGTCACATCATTAATGTCGTCAGTTTAGAGctaatggaaaaaaaaatcttttgttGACCCATTCACGATGACAATTGAGGATGATAGCGAGAGCTAAACTAGTGAAGGTCTACTCAATTAAATTGGTGACCAAAGTTTGGTGCCTACAGAATATTCGACATTTTTTGGTCAGCTATCAATTTCAATGGCGCAATTTCTTGAAGCTTATGATTTATGAACTCACCAGTTGCAAGTTGAAATATCGATGCCGATTTTGCTAGACTGACAATATATCTCAGAATTTAGgcaaattttacaaattttacaAATGGCATAATACTCGAAAACTTTTCATTCATCAAAATGAAAAGTGAAGGTAAAAGTTAACATCTAAAacgtaaaaaaagaaaattttccggcatcctCGTGAAAGTCAATTACCCAAAAGCACCAACATAAAagtgggggaaaaaaaaaaagaaagaaaattaacaaAGAAATGACTGCTGCTCAGAAATCAAATCCACCATCAGAAAATCCGGCGTCGTATCCAGAATCATAAGCCGAAGCATCCGAAATTGCATCTCCGATCAACAATCCCCCCAGAGCTCCACCCAACAACCCGGCTCCCAATCCCATACCAAACTTATTCTTCTTAGGCGGCTGTTGAACGGGTGGAGCATATCCATACCCGGCCTGAGGCGGCGGGTATCCATATCCAGCTGGTGGAGGTTGCGGCGGGTACCCACCGTATGGCTGCGGAGGTGGGTATCCATACCCGTATCCTGCAGGCGGTGGCGGAGGATACCCAGCAGCTGCGGGTGCAGGATATCCCGTTGGTGGCGGTGCATATCCTGATGATGCCCCTTCCTTAGGTGGCGGATAAGGTTGCGCAGCCGCTCCTGAAGCCGCAGCCGGAGGAGGATAATAACTTGGCGGCGGATACGGTGAACTCGTTCCCACCGGAGCAGGGTAGGCCGTCACCGGCGCGTGATCGGCCTTAACAGTAGCAGCGTACGCCGTAGCCGGCGCATGATCGGCCTTAACAGTAGCCGGGTACGCCGTCGCGGACGCATGATCGGCCTTAAAAGTCGCCGGCCCAGAAATTTTGTCCACAAATTTATACGAAAAAGTGAGCTGACCTTTGGGTTTCCCACTGGGTTTTCTCACTTGATAGCTCACAAACTGTTGCTTCCCGTCAGCAGCTGCTCCGCCGGCAGATTCAAGAAGCTCTTTCATCGGAACGTGCACTTCTCCGATATCTTTATCCCCGAGAGCCCTTTCACAGCGGAGCTGGAAAACGAGAGTCAACCGGTTCTGGCGCGCCGCAGTTTCATCGACGGTGAACTTGATGGGAAAGTTCCAGGATGGGCTAGTGTCGCCGTCGTGGTCAACTGGGGTTTTAGTCTTCTGCTTGGCTTTGTCGCCGCCGCCGGAGATTGAAACGACGACATAAACGTCCATCTTGGTTATGAGATTGACTTTGTTGAGATCCTTTGCAGATAACTGATTGATCTCTAACGTTCGATACTCCATTTTGTGACGATCGGAATTTCAAGAAAGCCAATTGACTAGAGACGGAGAGAGAATTGCGAAGATGAAGAGGTAAGTAATACTTAAATGGTCtagtatagttttttttttcggaaaTTTTAGAATGGGACAATATTCGGTGAGTTTCGATATGTGTGTGCGTTGCATTTTCCTATACATATATGTGCGCGCGCGCGCGCGTAAGAAATAAACAGCGCGTTAAGGAAAGGGTGGAGGAGTCGCAGTCAACGCTGACAAGTTGTGTGAAGGGTGACCGCACCCGGTGGCTTCCTCAACCACAGTAACCACGGTCTATATGGGACTATGGGTCTGACTGTAGCCGTGGTTAAGGGTACTTTCGTCATTTCATAATTTtaaattggaaattttcaacATTTTATTTTGAGAGAGAATATTGGAAATGAAGATACAAGCATACAACcgttatcttttttcttttcttttcttttcttttcaagttcattCATATATTGGGTCTTCATTTTAGGACAATGACGAAGATACAATTGGGACAATTGCCCCCACTACTGATCCCATCAAAATATATGATTTACATATACAAATTAATATTATTGTCCCATAATTACATATATTTTCCCCACTACCCTTCAATAAGATATTTagttaattgtttttttttttgtttatcaCTTTGTCCATACTATAAGTAAATTGATTATAAATAATGGCACTTCTCATAgctaaataaaaaacaaagacTCAACTTTAACtttattcttcttttccttttttttaaaattgctCTCTACACACAAATCCATTCGAAAAGTTGTCataatttttatttcttcacACATCGAAATTCACAAAAGTTACTAGTTCTCtcattattttacttttataaaTAGAGAAAATTTATTGCGAATTTGATAGATAAAATTCATTATGGATCTAATTTTGAAAGCCGGCTCGGCTCGTGTTTTAGGGGAAAGcaatttgccttttttttttaaggggaAGGAGTGATTTAGAGtgtatttgataaaattaaaatctgaaatatgaatttattaatttattaaattattaaatactaaatctaatacatttgaatgtatgttatattaaattataagtgaatagtttattatttattttttagagTAAAGTTTACTTAAGAAATTTGGTGTCacataattaattcaaatattcaattttttattatcaaatgcGTCTAAATATGTTAAAATATGAATTTATTAATTTTAAGTCTTGAATTAGATTATTAAACAGGATTTAGTGGCAACGAGATTCCCATGCTTGGCAGTGTTGTAGTTCAATGCAAAAGCACAAGTTGCTCCATTAATTTAACTTGGATTCCTGATTCCATTCCTCTTCTTTTGAACATAGACCCAGAAAAATGGGCCCAAGATGTGAAGTAATTAACCAGTTCAATttagaaaaaaatcaaaatcaagttatCGTTGGTTATTAATTTATCTCTTTCAAAGCAGTTGACTTTCTCCAATCCTCTGGAAGCACATCTCGTTCCACAGAATTCCGCTGACAGCCTGGTTGATAATCCAAGCAACCAATGGCTTCAAATTTCAACCCaagaggttttctttttctttttcccttttattttattttattttttgtgggCAGAGAACgcgatagttttttttttcttttttaacacGGATAAGAAGAATGCAATAGTTTTGAATAGTCAGCTCGCTCTACCAAGTCTAAAAATATGCCACTGTTGGTTAGCCTGCCTAAATACATTATTGTCAATTTTGATAAGGATTCTTCACGCACACAAAAATATTAATTACTCGAAATTGGTACAATAATCGCCttgtttctttttattcttATACGTGGCTAGGGTGAGGAAGGAATTCTTTGATTGcaattttctagagtttttttgtaaaaaatatactgtagcaatttgatatatgtgaggtaaaacgtgattgaaaaatgtattcacGAAAAACGTAGAAATTTTTTAGTAGAAAATCCctttccaaacaaggcctttctttttcattttcttcaataAAAGCTAGATGCTACTATATAATTTGAATAACAAACAACTCTGATTTGAACACCATTTTCATGCTCAATtagaaactaaaacaaaaattacatAATAGTGCTTAGGGTCAACTTAGTTGGATTAAAGCCTAAACATCTTCGGTGTCTTTTGTAGTCCTTTGACTTGTCCCCtctatcaaaatcaaaatcaaaatctttTAGGGGAACCCTTCTAACTGGTTAACAACTTGTGAATAGTGCCATATGCAAATGACATGACTCGTTGATAAGCAGCACAAACTTGCAAGTTATACCAAGAAAAGGGTGCAAAAACTACTTAGGGTGCGTTTTGAAGATTTGAAATATcgattgtttggattgcattttcttggattttttgtagaaaaattactgtagcgatttgatgtatgtgaggaaaaaaggtaataggaaaatgtgatcacggaaaaagACGCAATTTTTCGGCTAAAAATGGCTGTCCAAACGGAGCATTGAAATTCTAACATTTGAGTgcattttgcattaaataataagttaaataataaataaacagtttatcacttatttttttagAATAAATCTTGCCTAGACAATTAAGatattctattttttattagtaAACCGTataaatatgttaagatctaaatttattaaatttaaatattgaattgaattattGAACAATGCCTTAGTTGAGAAGGGTATAAAGCAACGACAACAATTAATTAGGGAAGATTCCAATAGGCAGGGGGCGGGTGTGTGCCTCGTCAACTCAATACAAAAATCTTCTCCAGACATTTGTGGAAGTTTGAACAATTCTTTGTTGATTGAGCATTCGTGTCTGTTTAGGTATGACAGGAACCCGAGTAGAAAAGCTTCCACGATATGACTTGACTGGCCAACCACGAACTCtgttcgatttttttttttttcttttctttcccttttcttcttgaTGCTTTCCACGGATCATTTTAAAGTTTTCAAAGTCTATACTACAGTACAATAATTTCTGGAATCAACTTGGGACTTTACTTTACAGAATCTCAAACGGAAAAGAACTTGGTGGGGGGAATGTGGAAATAATTCCCCCATTTGCCCATTCCACacggaagaaaaaaatttgaaagcaAAAGGCATTTCTCTGACTTTGAAATAGGGAAGGCATGTGTATTTTACAAAACATGAGGGGCAGTTCCTGAAATTATGGCAAACCCCGGGGTAGCCTTATGCGTCTAATCAAAAGGAGAACAACTTCCGTCCAACTGCTGCACCAGATTATGCAGCCCAGAAAGGGAACTGCCTGATTCGTATAACAAAGAAAAGGAGCAACTGAAATTCTGTCAAACTCTGATAATAAATAAAGCTTGATCAAACTTGTCGAAAAGCTAATCTAATATCATGAGCGAGGAGATGCTTGGAAAACTGGAAGGCAAATCTCCTCCTCAAACTTCCTTGCCTTTTCATCACTGTATCCTGTTTCTTTTTTATATGTATAGGTAACTGAAAATATAAAGCCCTGCTTCCTAAATCCTAATGTGTAGGAAAACATTTGCCTTCCATTTGCAGAGCCAGAAACAAGGCTTACCGCTTTGGAATGTAAACCAAGAAAACTTTGGCTCAGCCTTTATTCGAGATTGACTCCAGTAAACAAAGAgttcctaataaagaaattaCCGCATAGCATCTGCCGAATGAAGTCAGATGGCAATTGGTATCTGATAACTAGGTGTAAGCCATTGACTCAGATGAGGGCATGAAGCCGCCCAGAATTTTACTGCAACTTGTTAAAAGATTAATCAACTGATGGGGACTGTTGGCGCTGGTAGTGCCCTGATGCTTGTGGTTCTTCATTGTGTCAAATTGGCAAGGTTTCTTCTCAATGGCATCAACATGGTGATTTATCCCAATTTGTTCAGTAGTAGATGGGGCGGTGGAAATAAGAGGACATGCAGAAGGTGATGATAAAGGAAGTATATTCTGGGATGTATCAGAATAATCTTCAGCACTTAGAGAAAAATGTTCTGGAAAAGCACTTGGGCTGATGGATCCCTCCTCCTGGCAGCCTTCCAAGATATTCTCAGGGTTCACGGGCAACTGCCGGAGTGCTGGCTTCATTTCATTAGAAAATATGTAACTGCTCAAAGATGTCTGTGATTGAATCTCCTCATGAGCCTCTTCCACATGATGATTCATTGTTTCACCTGATTTGTACAACTCAGAGGCTCCTAAACTAAAGGCTTGTAGATGGTAATTGACCTCGGAGCTAAAAAGTGTTCTATTTTGGATTGCATAACGATATGCTGCCTCTGCATTAGTTTTATACAGGAAACCAATTTGGCATGCTGAAGATTTCCAACAAATGCCGAGGGAAGATTCATCCATCGGACCAAAACATGCAAATTTATCCTTTAGCTCTGAAATTGAAGGCAGCATGGCTTGAGGAGGAAAAGTAATAATTAGCATTGTTGGTTCAGCATAATTGCAGAGAAAATGTGTCTCCATTTCAAAatccttttcaaatttgattgaAGAGGCTGCTATTATCTGTCCACCTTGGAGCTCCAAGACCTTCTGATTAGCACCAATCCTAGCCAAGGACTTAATTCTGTTCAGCCTTGTTATTTTCTTCTTGCTAAAATTTTCATGGCGACCAGAAATGTTGCCAGCATCTGGAGCACCCTGGGGTCTGAGCTGTTTCTCCGATTGTGTATAACATGTTCCTTCCGAAACAGAACATATAGATCTCTCAAATCCTATCTCCATTTCATGCTCCCCAGAAGTCTGGCCAGAGAAACAGCCCCAAGATACATTCACCTCACATAAGGGTAGAAGAATATCATCACTCTTCTGCAGATAATTGTCTCCAGCAGCCCGTGTCAATATTCTTTTTTCCTGGGCTTCGGCAACTAGGAGACTACCCAATGGAGCTGCAAAATCCATTGGCAACATCAAAACATAGAAATAGGAAATAGCAGCAGATTCAACATCCATccttaagaaaaaaaaaaggcgtcCAATATTGACAGGTAAGACTGCGGCGAAAGAAACCTAATTTTGTCTATTTATCAACCAATTCATATCCAGTATAGTAAGAATAGTTCATTTAAAGATTAAAGTCCATCAAGAGAGCATTAAGCAAGTGAATCTGAAGATATATAGAGGAATAACAATAGTGCTCAGAAGTGAATAAAAAGCCATAGCTGAAAGTGGCTATTGGTTTATTAGGATAATCTTTTTTTCCCAGCTTCAAACTACGAACTCGCCGAAGCATTGCCTGGAGCGATtgttttatagaaaaattagatTACTCTGGACAAAAGATATATCTGGGCATTTGCTAACAGAAGTAAAAAGGTTTTGAAGCACAAAATTCTGGCTAATACCCTGCGGAGCATTATCCATGCCTGCAGGAGATTCAGAGCTTCTCTGCTGCACCTCAAAAACCTCAGAAAAGGTTTTATCAAACTTGTCCTGTCTTGCTCTCTGATAAGCAAGAGCCCTGGTTAAATTCTTCATCCAGAAAAGATTCTGCCGCTTAACTGTCGGACTCAACGCCAACTGCTTTAAAAATGAAAGTGCGTCATCTGGCTGGAAATCTTCCCTGGCCTTCTGAATCTGTTTGGCTGAATATATAACTCCAGGACTATAGCCACTGACATTGACTTCAAAATATCCTCTAACTtttgagggaaagaaatttGCAGGGATTCGGCAATGACAAGCCAAGCCCAGTACAGCTCTTCTTTTGATCTCTTTCTTAGCCTCTTTGACAGCAGTCAAAAACAACGgggcatttgattgctttgatttCTCGGCATAGTGTTTTTCGAAGGGAATGAGGTCCTCAGGACGAAGCCAACCATAGGTGTAGTCCCCATAAAATGCAACAAGTACACATCCCTCCCTCTTAGTACTGAAAACTGAAGTAATTGCTAGTGCTTGATTGAAAATTTGCCCTGGCCACCATGGATGCGATTGTATCTTTCCCCAAACCAAATCTCCAAAATCAAATCGATTGAAATGTTCTTCAGTTCTTCGTTGTCCTAATTTTGCAAGCATCTCAACTGCCGTTCCTTCATCCAACAAAAGATCCAACTGATCAAAGGCTTGTGCATTGGCATACGAGTTGCTGACATCCTGGTAGTAATTTTTCCCTGTTTCTGTTTCTTCTTCTGTAACTTCAGCTAAGGATGTCAACTTGAAATTTTCCACTGCAACAGCATTTGCCTGTACCGAGTTCTCCAGATTTACAGAAAACCGGCGCTTACGACAACGAGAACTGGATTTCCTTAATCCAGCATTTGCTGATTTATCATCTTTAGCAACCACAATGTTGCTGCAAGCACCACGGGCTTTGCGAGTCAAAGCTCTAAGCTTAACTCTACTATACAAATCCATCAAATCAAGATCAACATTTGCAGTATCTCCACAAGCCATTACAAAGTTATGTACTCTACATATGCTCTTAAACTTGGCTCCCAGGTTCTAACCAAAAAAGTTTACTGGTTGAAAAGTGTTTGTCCACTCAAAACCTGCTTTAAATGGACACCAAATTGTACATTTAGTACCACGGCTTATCAATGGATAACATATTAAGAATCACAATCTGGAAAAAGACTCAACGATTACAAGGTAACATTTGCTTAGTAATTCTTTAACTCTTATGG
It contains:
- the LOC113765121 gene encoding protein SRC2-like, which produces MEYRTLEINQLSAKDLNKVNLITKMDVYVVVSISGGGDKAKQKTKTPVDHDGDTSPSWNFPIKFTVDETAARQNRLTLVFQLRCERALGDKDIGEVHVPMKELLESAGGAAADGKQQFVSYQVRKPSGKPKGQLTFSYKFVDKISGPATFKADHASATAYPATVKADHAPATAYAATVKADHAPVTAYPAPVGTSSPYPPPSYYPPPAAASGAAAQPYPPPKEGASSGYAPPPTGYPAPAAAGYPPPPPAGYGYGYPPPQPYGGYPPQPPPAGYGYPPPQAGYGYAPPVQQPPKKNKFGMGLGAGLLGGALGGLLIGDAISDASAYDSGYDAGFSDGGFDF